The following nucleotide sequence is from Lentimicrobiaceae bacterium.
CAGCATGCGACTACCTGGACAATCCAGTCCGTAATGAATCCATTACGGAGGATTTCATATGGACGCAGAGGGATCGGATCAAAGGGGTATCCAGTATAGCCTATACCTACTTAAACAGGGATATGTACAATCCTATTGACGGAGGTGGTGCCATGATGTCTCAGGCGTGTGATGAAGCGGTAAACTCCAACAGTAACTCATGGGTTAGAACCTTTACAAACGGGGTTTGGAGCCCAAACGTAACAATGGATGATATCTATAGCAACATGTACACGGGTATTCGTTATTGCAACTATGCTTTCGAAAATTTAGATAAAGGAAAAGCTTATATTTTACCCATTAATGCAACTTATATAAACGTTGACTCAACTATTGTTCGCTACAAGGCAGAAAACTACTTCCTGCGTGCCTACTTTTACTCCGAGTTAATTAAAAGGTTCGGCGGGGTTCCGATTGTAACTAATGTGATGAATCTAACGGATGATTTGAATTTACCACGAAATTCTGTTGACGAGGTGGTCACTCAGATTGTTCAGGATTGTGACAAAGCAGCCCGTTCTTTACCTAAAACAATGCGTAATTGGATGGATGCCAACGAAAGCAAAGAGCGTGGACGTGTTGGTCAGTCCAGCGCCCTGGCGCTAAAATCGCGCGTATTGTTGTTAGCTGCCAGTCCGCTTTGGAACACCACGGGCGATGTTGCCAAATGGCAAAGAGCAGCAGATGCATCTTTGGCCTGTATCCAGTTTGCTGAAGCAAATGCATCCAACATGGATCTGATGACATGGACAGATTTGACCGGAGATAAATTGTTTAATGCAACCAATTGGGAGACTAATGGGCCCAAAGAGGCGCTCTTATGGGGATATCCCACTAGCCGCAACGACATCGAACTAAACAATGCCCCTGTCAGCTATTCCGGCGCATTAGGCCGATGCAACCCCTCACAGGAGTTGGTGGATGCTTTTGAGATGAAAACCACGGGTTTGCCCATAACCGATCCGGCATCAAATTTTAATCCTCTTAGTCCATATGCAAACCGAGATCCGCGGCTCACGCTTGATATCCTGTACAATGGGAATACATTTAAAAGTGTATCTGTCGATACCTATGCCGCTGACGCTGCAGGGCTACCGGGTAAAGACGGTATAGGAAAAAATGTAAATGCTACACGTACAGGCTACTACATGAGCAAATTTCTTAATTCCAGTGTGGTATGGAATTCCAGTTCAAACGTGAGCAGAAGGCGTGCTCCCATCTTGATGCGTTATGCTGAAGTGTTGCTGAACTATGCCGAGGCATTAAACGAAGCACAGGGACCAGTAGCCGATGTGTATAAGTATATGAATAAGGTGCGTACCCGTGCCCAAATGCCTAATTTGCCTGCTGGTTTAACGAAGGATCAGATGCGTACCCGCATCCAGAACGAGCGTCGCGTTGAATTTTGTTTCGAAGAGATGCGTTTCTTTGATGTCCGTCGCTGGAAATTGGGCGCCACCTATTTCAATAAACCGATTACTGGTGTGAAAATCACAGTGGACGCGGCAAAGAAACCGGTCAGTTTTGAAAAATTCGAAGTTGAAAAACGCAAATGGGATGAAAAAATGAATCTCTATCCGATTAGTCAAAACCAGCTCTACAGGGCGTCTAAACTTGTACAAAATCCGGGTTGGTAAACTAATATGTTGAATTATAGCTACATAAAATAATTATCTAACAATTTTTTAAACCTTGGGCAAGTACCTTTTGGAGGGGAAAGCCCAAGGTTTATATTAGATTGTTTTAATCATAAAATGTGCTGAATGAAAATACTTCTTTTACTTAAGTCCTGATAAGAGTATGCAGTCCGATATGGCC
It contains:
- a CDS encoding RagB/SusD family nutrient uptake outer membrane protein — its product is MKTNIKLGLLSVVMLGLGLSACDYLDNPVRNESITEDFIWTQRDRIKGVSSIAYTYLNRDMYNPIDGGGAMMSQACDEAVNSNSNSWVRTFTNGVWSPNVTMDDIYSNMYTGIRYCNYAFENLDKGKAYILPINATYINVDSTIVRYKAENYFLRAYFYSELIKRFGGVPIVTNVMNLTDDLNLPRNSVDEVVTQIVQDCDKAARSLPKTMRNWMDANESKERGRVGQSSALALKSRVLLLAASPLWNTTGDVAKWQRAADASLACIQFAEANASNMDLMTWTDLTGDKLFNATNWETNGPKEALLWGYPTSRNDIELNNAPVSYSGALGRCNPSQELVDAFEMKTTGLPITDPASNFNPLSPYANRDPRLTLDILYNGNTFKSVSVDTYAADAAGLPGKDGIGKNVNATRTGYYMSKFLNSSVVWNSSSNVSRRRAPILMRYAEVLLNYAEALNEAQGPVADVYKYMNKVRTRAQMPNLPAGLTKDQMRTRIQNERRVEFCFEEMRFFDVRRWKLGATYFNKPITGVKITVDAAKKPVSFEKFEVEKRKWDEKMNLYPISQNQLYRASKLVQNPGW